The Pongo pygmaeus isolate AG05252 chromosome 20, NHGRI_mPonPyg2-v2.0_pri, whole genome shotgun sequence sequence ggcaggaagattgcttgaacccgggaggcggcgttgcagtgagccgagatagtgccactgcccgccagcctgggcgacagagggagacgccatctcaaaaaaataaaataaattttaaaaaataattaatgagtaAGGTAGAAATTGtaacagaaattagaaaatattttaactaaatgaTAATGAAGATACAACATATCAAACTTGTGATGTACAGCTAAAGCTgtgtttagagagaaatttatagccttaaatatgtgcattagaaaagaggaaaggcgAAAGTCAATTATGTATCAGTCTCAAACACtacaaaataattagcaaataaaatgagagaatgaCCATGTGGATACCTGGGGAATgtgagacagagggagaaagactTGGCTCTGTGGGGGAGGAGCACTCCTTAAACAGGCTGGCTGTAGGTTTGCCTGGGTTTATAGCTTAGCTCTCTGTTAACCCTTCACTAGCTGAGAGACTTTGGGCAAATCTTTTCctcctgtgtgtctgtttttccatCCATAAAATAGGTAGAAAGTCCCACCTCCTGAGTTTGTtgtgagttgtttttgttttttttttttttgttttttttttttgagacagagtcttgctctgtcgcccaggctggagtgcagtggcgcgatctcggctcactgcaagcaccgcctcccgggttcatgccattctcctgcctcagcctcctgagtagctggaaccacaggtgcccgccaccacgcctggctaattttttttgtatttttagtagagacggggtttcaccgtgttagccaggatggtgtttgTTGTAAGTTTTAAATGAGTCTACATGCAAGCAGTACTAGCTTAGAACAGTGCTCAGCACCAAGTGGGTGCTGTCCTAATTATTAGGATTGTCTATGTCTTTGTGACAGTCTTTCACATCTCACAGGCCACAAGCCTGTGTTTTCCCTGCTCTGTAGGCATGAGGCAGGGCCCAGGTTCCATGTGATGCTGAAGCGCTGACATTCCTGCAGGCCCAGTTCCAAGGCTCCGGCATCCTGTGTCTCACTGAGCACTGCTGCCCGATGGCCATCCCCAAGCACTCCCTGAGCCCAGTGCCGTGGGAAGAGGACAGCTTCCTTCAAGtgaaggtggaggaggaagaggaagccaGCCTCTCCCAGGGCGGAGAATCCAGCCGTGACCACGTTGCTTACCCTGAGGCTGCACGCCTGCGCTTCCGGCACTTCCGCTATGAGGAGGCATCTGGTCCACACCAGGCCCTGGCCCACCTCCGAGCGCTGTGCTGTCAGTGGCTGCAGCCCGAGGCGCGCTCCAAGGAGCAGATACTGGAGCTGCTGGTGCTGGAGCAGTTCCTGGGTGCACTGCCCCCAGAGATCCAAGCCTGGGTGGGAGCCCAGAGTCCCCAGAGCGGAGAGGAAGCCGCTGTGCTGGTGGAGGATCTGACTCAGGTGCTGGACAAGAGAGGTAAAGGGGCGCTGTGGGCAGCTTCACGGCACACCAGGGGTACACCCTGGACAGGAACATGGGAGCACAGGGCTCTGGTTTGGGGTTACTCATGCACCCATTCTCACATTTGCACTTTACCGTAACTCTCACACACTGTTGTAGACAGGTGTGTTTTGGTTGCAGGTGACCAAAAACGAGCTGAAATGGGCTGAAGCAAAGAAGGGTAAGGAGGCAGCAGATACGGCTATATCCAGAAGATCTGTTGACAGCATCAGAACTCTCTTCTTCGTCTCTTGTTCTGTTTCTCAGTTGGTTTTTTCTGTGTTAGCTTCATTCTTATTTTAGGTTCTCTTTCCAAAGGGGTTAAAGATAGCCAGGAACCCCAGGCTTATATCTTACCAATGTAGAAACCCCAGGGTAATAACAATAAGAGGTCCCTGGTCTGAGCCCCCACTGGCCTGGTTGGGATCTTAGGTTTGTGTTTGGCCAACCAAATCCCAGGGACTAACAGTGAGCAACTGGCTGTTTCTCAGAGGAAATCAGACGAGGGCCTGGGTGCTTGGGGTGGCTGTTGGGGGAAACGGAAATACCAGATGTCCCTGTGCACCTTCTCTATGCCCACCCTGGGCTGGCCTCCAGGATTTGGGTGAGTCAGACCTGCCCCAGGCTCAGCTGGGCACTGTTACTCAGAGAGACCCACACAAACATCCCAACCCAGGGAGGTCCAGTGGGATGCAGGGAAGACCCAGCCTTGGGACAGTGCAGAGCAGGGAGTGGTGGCTTGTCTCAGATGGGCTTGGCCTGGCCTATTGGCAACAGATAGGAGGTGGGCGTACCACACACTGGGAGGAAACGTGCAGTGCACAGGAGGAATGTGGAGTCTGGATACAGCTGAATCATCAAGGCTCAGTAGATCCAACCGCTGCTTCTCTTCCTGGCCATGTGACTcccttgtgcctcagtttactcatggGTAAAATGGGTATTGTAATAAAAACGCCCACCTTAGTGGTGTTGAGAGATACAAGGCAATACCCGTGCAGCACCTGAAATGGTGCCTGGCATAGGTTAAATAAATGGTAACTGCAACTGTTAGGATAATTTGTTCAGCTCTGGGAGAAACAGGCCTCTCTGGAACAGAGGTTGGTCTATGCCCAAGCAGATGTCACAGagacagggaggggaaggagggagtggCCCCATCCTCCCACAGGGTTGGCCAAAGCTCAGAGAAAGGGCAAAATGCAGAGGGAATGGTGAGGTCAAAGGCCTGGCAGTGTGATTTGCACTGGTGTATTCTGGTAAAAGCAGGTGGTGTGATGTTTCTGGAAtacaggaaggaagggggaggcaGGGCCAAGCAGATGGCTGGGGGAGCAGGGGAGACTGCCTGTGGACCTGGAGGAGAAGATTCTGGAGCTGAAATCCCAACTGGGCCACTAGCTAACTGTGAGCCTGTACCAGTTACTCAATACCTTCCCTCAGCTGgatttcagtttccccatctgcaacaGAATCACAGCAATACCTCCTTCTGAGAGCAGGTCGAAGCTGAAATGAGGCAATGGAAGTCACCCACTGTGCTTGGGGCCCAGCACATGACAAGAGCCTGATAATGGTTAGTGGCCCTGGAAGGCCAGCGGCACAGCGTCCATGGcttacagatggggagactgagtcCCAGATGAGGGCAGGACTGCTTAAGGTGGTAGAGCTGGGGTTTGAGTCCAGTTTCTGCACTGCTGAGCCCCACTGTGGACTTGAGCAGTGGGTATtccacctgtctctgcctcctccctggaATCCATCCAGTAGATGTGCCAGATTATGTGTCCTTTGCACCCACACAGGGCAGGTCAGTGCGAGCATTCCTCTACCTCATGCACACTCTGATCTCCAACAGCACCTCCGCCACACTCTGCCTTCATAGTACTTTATAATGTAGGGGCTTGAGAGGCCAGGTGGGTACCTCACGTACTCACCCCCAGCAGCCATATTCTACCTGGGGTTCTACTTGCAGAAATTTTCACCATCATGGGCTTCTGGATTGATTCCCTCATTCAGCCAGAATTCACTGAGCACCTGTGGACACATCCAGGCCTAGAGGCAAGGTGTTGAGTGTGAGGGACAGAACTGCAACCTCACAGAGATCAGAGCCTGCAGGGGTGCATGTGCTCAGGGTCCTGAAGAGGACAgaccctccctttctctctgtctttcagaTCAGTTCCACATCAGGGTTTCTCCTCTTGACTCTTGAGCCAAAATTGGGAGCCTTGAAAGATGGAGAGTTTGGTGGGAGGAGGAGAAATCAGAACCCATGATGTAGTTTTGGATGGTGTGGGAGGACAGCCCTGCACCCTTTGTCATCCAAGACACCAAATGAGAAACTTCCCCTTGGAACTGGGGCCAGATGTTAGGAACGGGCCACATTTCCCCTTACAAAGTGTGACCGGGGCCCTCAGCAGAGTAGGGGAGGCTTGGTGTGGTAGGAGGAGTGACACTGTGGTTCGGACTGTTTCAGGATGGGATCCAGGAGCCGAGCCCACAGAGGCAAGCTGCAAGCAGAGTGACCTGGGAGAGTCAGAGCCATCAAATGTGGTCACTGAGACCCTCATGGGAGGTGTTTCCCTTGGACCCGCCTTTGTGAAGGCATGTGAACCTGAGGGCAGCTCAGAGAGGTCTGGATTATCAGGGGAGATCTGGACAAAGTCTATCACCCAGCAGATCCATTTCAAGAAAACTTCAGGGCCTTACAAGGATGTCCCCACAGACCAGTGTGGCCGTGAATCTGGTGCCTCAAGGAACAGTTCTAGTGCGTGGCCAAACCTCACCTCCCAAGAGAAGGCTCCTTCAGAAGACAAATTTGATCTGGTGGATGCTTATGGGACAGAGCCTCCATACACCTACTCAGGGAAGAGGTCCTCCAAGTGTCACGAGTGTAGGAAGATGTTCCAGAGTGCTTCGGCGCTCGAGGCACACCAGAAGACCCATTCTCGGAAGACACCATATGCCTGCAGcgagtgtgggaaagccttcagccGGAGCACTCACCTCGCCCAGCACCAGGTTGTCCACACAGGGGCGAAGCCCCATgagtgtaaggaatgtgggaaggccttcagCCGAGTCACCCACCTGACTCAGCACCAAAggattcatactggagagaaaccctacaaatgtggaGAATGTGGTAAAACCTTCAGCCGCAGCACTCACCTCACCCAGCACCAGCGGGTGCACACAGGGGAGCGGCCCTACGAGTGTGACGAGTGCGGGAAGGCCTTCAGCCAGAGCACGCACCTGACTCAGCACCAGCGCATCCACACAGGGGAGAAGCCCTACAAGTGTGACGCGTGTGGCAGAGCCTTCAGCGACTGCTCAGCCCTGATCCGACATCTGAGAATCCATTCTGGAGAGAAGCCATATCAGTGTAAGGTTTGTCCGAAGGCCTTTGCGCAGAGCTCCTCCCTCATTGAGCACCAGAGGATCCACACAGGAGAGAAGCCTTATAAGTGCAGCGACTGTGGGAAGGCCTTCAGCCGTAGCTCAGCCCTGATGGTTCACTTGCGGATCCACATCACGGTACTGCAGTGACCTGATGGTTCACTTACGGATCCACATCACGGTACTGCAATGATCGGAAATCGCCCCTCGGGGCATAGCACAGCGTCTTCTTGGAGGCTCAACATCTGAGAGAAACCCTGAGTTCCTAAAGAGCCACAAACAGCATGGGTGGTTGATGAGTTGTCAAAATGATAGGTGCCTGAGGGCAGACTCGGGCTGTCTAGGAACAACTCTGCATTTGAGGAACCCTGATGAGCACAAGGTGATTCAGGCCAGCTGGAGAAGCTTCCAGAAGGGCCCTGCACTGCTACCCTCTATTTCCCACTCAGGGCTGTCCCAGAGAGAAGGCAGCTGAGCTGAGGATTTAGACTGATTCTGAGGGCCAGGGCAAATGAAGGCACATGTCTCTCAGAACTCAGCGTCCCAAGATGCTCTGGGCAGACAGACTATATAGCTTGTTCTCATGTGGTTCTTCTTGCCTGCTTTTCTGCTGCTTAACCCAGAAGGGACACCTGCCATGCCCACCTCTGTGCCTTGGCACCTACTATTTCCACTCCAGCCTATTTTGTGCCTAACTGCAAGGCTGACTTTTGAGACTGCCTCTTCCATGATGCCTTTTCCACACTCTGCCTCTCTCATGGTTTCCTGTCGTAATCAGTGGTGCTGCTTGACACCTGCCCAACATGTTCctgtctctccttttccttccacatcccaCCAGTCACCAGCGCTATTGTTTTAACCTAAAGCTTATCTCTAATTCacc is a genomic window containing:
- the ZSCAN22 gene encoding zinc finger and SCAN domain-containing protein 22; its protein translation is MAIPKHSLSPVPWEEDSFLQVKVEEEEEASLSQGGESSRDHVAYPEAARLRFRHFRYEEASGPHQALAHLRALCCQWLQPEARSKEQILELLVLEQFLGALPPEIQAWVGAQSPQSGEEAAVLVEDLTQVLDKRGWDPGAEPTEASCKQSDLGESEPSNVVTETLMGGVSLGPAFVKACEPEGSSERSGLSGEIWTKSITQQIHFKKTSGPYKDVPTDQCGRESGASRNSSSAWPNLTSQEKAPSEDKFDLVDAYGTEPPYTYSGKRSSKCHECRKMFQSASALEAHQKTHSRKTPYACSECGKAFSRSTHLAQHQVVHTGAKPHECKECGKAFSRVTHLTQHQRIHTGEKPYKCGECGKTFSRSTHLTQHQRVHTGERPYECDECGKAFSQSTHLTQHQRIHTGEKPYKCDACGRAFSDCSALIRHLRIHSGEKPYQCKVCPKAFAQSSSLIEHQRIHTGEKPYKCSDCGKAFSRSSALMVHLRIHITVLQ